The following are from one region of the Lytechinus pictus isolate F3 Inbred chromosome 4, Lp3.0, whole genome shotgun sequence genome:
- the LOC129258996 gene encoding protein OSCP1-like, producing the protein MTMAVKYQISLCLKPKDILLVTLNHMDAIRSFVCDNPTLKAGVEGVCRLLLKTFSGVTLGEFQLIRQTLLGFFQDMHIRVSIFLKEKVQSSNGRFVHSLGGAVPYGTEIPGTIRYFNRDGKQVETEEFSCPGKYIASFKEGSFDMEGDRVIKLGRNMYCTSKTGEATVMGDSGGRGKSKASAEHASANPNPMVKAELNLLAHLMGAVEKKSAGPGKENDFRISMFNTDEEEEKFAAARPPPDMYDFKVINIDASKIQTSEELSRIMGDMAIPDATGPSNKGDDLLELMDSAS; encoded by the exons ATGACGATGGCTGTCAAATATCAGATATCACTCTGTCTCAAACCTAAGGATATTCTTCTTGTTACTCTAAACCACATGGATGCCATCAGAAGCTTTGTTTGTGACAACCCAACACTCAAGGCTGGTGTAGAGGGCGTTTGTCGTCTGCTCTTAAAG ACCTTTTCTGGTGTAACATTGGGAGAGTTTCAGCTCATACGACAGACACTTTTAGGCTTCTTTCAAGACATGCATATAAGG GTGTCGATATTCTTGAAAGAGAAGGTGCAGAGTTCTAACGGGCGGTTTGTTCATTCCCTCGGTGGCGCTGTTCCATACGGCACAGAGATTCCAGGAACAATCAG ATATTTCAACCGAGATGGGAAGCAGGTTGAGACGGAGGAGTTCTCCTGCCCAGGGAAGTACATTGCCTCCTTCAAGGAGGGCTCGTTTGATATGGAAGGAGACAGGGTCATCAAGCTCGGAAggaacatgtactgtacatcaaAGACGGGAGAAGCCACAGTCATGGGGGACTCCGGCGGCAGGGGCAAATCAAAAGCCTCCGCGGAACAT GCATCAGCTAATCCTAATCCCATGGTGAAAGCAGAGCTTAATCTCCTGGCTCATCTGATGGGTGCGGTAGAGAAGAAATCTGCTGGTCCtggcaaagaaaatgattttaggATCAGCATGTTCAATacagatgaagaagaaga GAAGTTTGCTGCTGCTCGACCTCCTCCAGACATGTATGATTTCAAGGTCATCAACATTGATGCCTCAAAG ATCCAGACGAGCGAGGAGCTGAGTAGAATAATGGGCGACATGGCCATCCCGGATGCCACAGGTCCTTCCAATAAGGGCGATGACCTTTTAGAACTAATGGACAGCGCatcatga